TGATGTCGAAAACATATGCCAACAACAGCAAAAAACAGATTGTAATAATTACAGCGGTGGTCATAGCTTACTTGGCGAAGGTTAATAATTTCAAATGTTACATTCCGAGACAAAAACGATGAAGATTAGGTTCATAACTATTCAATACAGCATCGAGGCTTGCCTCTTCTGCTTGCACAAAGATCGTTTTTCCACACATCAATAGCAATAAGGCAATCCTAGATTATAGTGTATTTTTCCCACGATCCGCAAATAAAATACCGTTGTGAAATCATGCGCACCATTCCCTTCTTATGATTTAGACTGCAAATATCTAAATTCGCTCTCGCTTTCTAACTCTAGAAAAAAAAGAAAACCTGCTACTTATAGTCTAAATACTCCGCACAAAACGTTGGGCGAACTCCCGCTCCTCCCACTTGGCTACAAAGTAAAAATAGATTAAAATCAGAATAGCGAGAATCAGAAGAAAACCAAGATGAAAAAGAAAAACCAGCCCAATAGCAGAAGGAAGTGTCAAGAACAGCAGATCGCGCACGTAAGCATTAATTCCCGTAATTATTACTTTTTCGCATGTGGATAACCATTTATCGCCCACATGTGAGGCTATTGCTCAGAAGGCTTCCAATCGCCCTTCTGAAAAAACATATTCCCGTATCGCGTTGGGCGCAAAACTAGGTTGAAGCTGAATGGATCGGCATGCAGCAATGGATTTAGCTGCAGCATATGATGCCCGCCCACATTTTTAGCACTATCGAACTTTGCATTGAACAGGCGCTCGGATAGCACGACCTCAAGATTCACGGTATCGGATGCCGTTTGGAATTGCGCGTAGCCGCTATCGTCCAGTTCCATTAAGCTATCCCTTACCTGGTGCCAGGCGGCGGAGTGCAAATCATACTCATTGTAGAACTGAACTACCCGATGCTTTCCCTTAAAGATATATTGAAATACGCGGGAATACTGCTTAATCTGTTTTTCCTGATTCATGATATGCAAGTAGAGCGTATCATTGGATATTTGCATCCAGTAGTGCTCGTATTGCCAATCGGCATTAGGGCCCTTAAACCAATCGCGATTAATCACATAATTGCCCTCAAGATGATACTTGCGAACCGTCATGGGCGATGTAATAAAACCGTGAACAAAGTTGACAACAATAACCAAAACGCCAATGGCAATTGGGATAGCAAAAGTAACGGTTAGGACAAACGGTATATCGATCCTTTTCGTTCGGCTACGCACAACCATCATTACAGCAAAGCCGGTAAGAATGATAAGCAACATAGCCAACGCTGCAATAACTACCAAATCGAAAGACCTAAAACCGAAGACGAACAAAGGCATGACGTTCTTTACATTAAGATGCAGAATACAACTCCCCTACGTTAAACAAGAGATATAGCACTATTGCGCGAAATCACTTCTCTCCAGCCTCCACCAAAAAGAACTTTCAGACGTTCGAACCCTGACAAAGCCATTCTTCTCGAGAACTCGATGCGAGGCTACGTTCGTTTGATCGGTTTCGGCAATAATGGCCTTTACTTTTGGTTGACTAAATGCCCACCGGACAACAGCACCAATGGCCTCGGTAATGAATCCCATTCCCTGAAATAGATCGTAGGTGCCATAGCCAATCTCAATCTCCCCTTCGCGGTTTGGCTCGCCCTGAAAGCAAAGATCGGCCACCATTTGGTTACGCTCCTTGCACACAACGGTCCAGAGTGTAGAGTATAGGTAATTCTTCGAAGGATCAGCCACGGCGGGAAGAATGGTCTCGTTAAAGGCATCGAGCAGCGCTTGCGGAATAACGCGCACCGCCTCGTTGAGGTTTAATTCTCGTTCCAGCTGGCTATCGTCCCGTAGGTATAAAACCAGCTGGTCGAAGGTAAGTGGAAAAATAGTAAGGCGTGGCGTTTCTATAATCATGGGTGCAGTTTTAGGAAGAACAAGATACAAAACATTTGACTATTTCGTTTTTCATAGCAGAATCATTTGCGCCAATTGATTTCGAACCGTTTCTAAAAAAAAGCATCCCATTGGTAAAGTTACTTAACCAATGGGATGCATATAATTAAAGAAAAATAGGAGACGTGAAATAATTTCACGTCTCCTATAAGTTGAAATATAAACCTCTAAAATCGTATGCTAATGGTTAGTTAAAAGTCCAACGTGTTAATCCAACATCACCAACCTGCAACTCAATTACAAGTTTCGATACGCTACTTTCAATTACTTTGTAAGCAGTAACACCATCCAATGTAAGCGTTTTTCCATCTTCAGCTACCGACCAAGTTCCTGTCTTATCGTTACAACTATTTGTGATAACATAGGTATCATCCGATCTAAAATTCCATTTTGCATTTTCCTCACAATCTCTTGTAACGTCTACACCGGCAATAGTCTTGGAATCTAAAGTCCAATTCTTAACAATCATATTAACTTCTGTTTTTTCTTTTTTGCAGGAAGAAAAAAGAAATCCAGATAATACAACAACAGCTAACATTAGCAAACCAAAATACTTTTTCATGACTTTTTGTTTTAAATGAATTTATAATATGAATGCAAATTAAGGCCATTATTGACCTGCATGTATTACATAATTAAATTTAAAACTTACATGATTCCCACTTTTCCATGACGGCTGAGATCCATATACCCCTGAAATATGTAGCGTGGCTAACGGTTTGGTGGAGTTTTGGTGGAGTAATTTCATGAAAATGGCGCCGCATACAAAGTGCAATAGTCAGATTGGAGGCGGTTGTCCATACGAAAAGAGGAAGGCTACCTCTTCTCTGGTTAGAGAAAGGTGTAAGCCAAATTGGAAACTAATATTACGTTGGATTAAGGTAATTAAAATTCCATAATTGATAAATTCAACCTATAGGTTTCTTTGGCCCAAGAATCTGCTCCGAAACGTCTCTACCCTGCTCCTATACTCATCCTTGTTTACTCTATACGACATCGCGTGGTTGGCATTGGGTGATAGATAAAGCATTTTGGGCTCGGGCTTTGCGCTATAAAATTCCTCGCTCATGCTGGTGGGAACGTAGGTGTCGGCATCGCCATGGATAAAGAGAACCGGGACTTTCACATCCTGAATATGGGCTATGGGATTCACTTCACCAAACCA
This is a stretch of genomic DNA from Williamwhitmania taraxaci. It encodes these proteins:
- a CDS encoding GNAT family N-acetyltransferase, producing MIIETPRLTIFPLTFDQLVLYLRDDSQLERELNLNEAVRVIPQALLDAFNETILPAVADPSKNYLYSTLWTVVCKERNQMVADLCFQGEPNREGEIEIGYGTYDLFQGMGFITEAIGAVVRWAFSQPKVKAIIAETDQTNVASHRVLEKNGFVRVRTSESSFWWRLERSDFAQ
- a CDS encoding lipocalin-like domain-containing protein, with the translated sequence MKKYFGLLMLAVVVLSGFLFSSCKKEKTEVNMIVKNWTLDSKTIAGVDVTRDCEENAKWNFRSDDTYVITNSCNDKTGTWSVAEDGKTLTLDGVTAYKVIESSVSKLVIELQVGDVGLTRWTFN